One stretch of Fusobacteriaceae bacterium DNA includes these proteins:
- the dnaG gene encoding DNA primase, whose protein sequence is MRISPKDMETLMSRLRIEDVVGEFVHLEKRGSGYRGLCPFHNDTNPSFSVDPKRNICHCFSCGAGGNPVSFYAKYKQIPFPEAAKALADKFGIPIRITGEDVQKQERYEKYYRIMEEAHRFFQDKIFEPAGTPALEYLSRRDLKPDVIKAQKLGYATTKWSELNDHLIQKGFAREDFAELGLVKVGEKGSYDFFRGRIMFPIYNASGRLIAFGGRTIESGEDIPKYMNSLENPIFHKGRTLYGLERGNAIKKRNYAILMEGYMDVLSAVLYGFDTAVAPLGTALTDEQCRLLKNYTTNVLLSFDSDAAGQDNSVRSGLLLKNHGFTVRVVCFSGAKDPDEFLKRFGKDAYLSAIENSKELFDFLYAYTSGNFDLQEVAGKLKFVRSFREFFACVHDGLEKSLYIEKLGKAVGIETEILKKELITDNAARPVSAAPAETRRILAPAGEKDVITDLERQTLVDILADPDNFKYYRFQEIRGSLTKKIFHLFEEMESGDPIKQCMDLRDTDGITPAEEAALDHLICVAVGAGVDDKEKKETRTADIIKGWFSADIRDRKKNIKGFMDKFELVKLEDRMKNCTVLEDVLRIYGEYEEFAFHIS, encoded by the coding sequence TACGAACCCGTCGTTTTCGGTGGACCCCAAGAGGAACATCTGCCACTGCTTTTCCTGCGGGGCCGGGGGAAATCCCGTCAGTTTTTACGCCAAATACAAGCAGATCCCCTTTCCCGAGGCGGCCAAAGCGCTCGCCGACAAATTCGGGATTCCGATCCGGATTACGGGCGAAGATGTTCAGAAACAGGAACGGTACGAAAAATATTACCGGATTATGGAAGAAGCCCATCGCTTTTTTCAGGATAAAATCTTTGAACCGGCGGGAACGCCGGCCCTTGAGTACCTGTCGCGGCGGGATCTGAAGCCTGACGTCATTAAGGCGCAAAAATTGGGCTACGCAACGACAAAGTGGTCCGAGCTCAACGATCATTTGATCCAAAAGGGATTCGCCCGGGAGGATTTCGCGGAGTTGGGCCTTGTCAAGGTCGGGGAAAAGGGCAGCTATGATTTTTTCCGGGGACGGATTATGTTTCCGATCTACAACGCCTCCGGCAGGCTGATCGCCTTCGGCGGCAGGACCATAGAAAGCGGCGAAGACATCCCGAAATACATGAATTCCCTCGAAAATCCCATTTTCCACAAGGGGAGAACGCTCTACGGTCTCGAGCGCGGGAACGCCATCAAGAAACGCAATTACGCGATCCTGATGGAAGGCTACATGGACGTGCTTTCCGCCGTGCTGTACGGTTTTGATACAGCCGTCGCCCCGCTGGGGACGGCCCTTACCGACGAACAGTGCCGGCTTTTGAAAAACTATACGACAAACGTACTTCTTTCCTTTGACAGCGACGCGGCCGGTCAGGACAATTCGGTCCGGAGCGGTCTGCTTTTGAAAAACCACGGGTTTACCGTGCGGGTGGTGTGCTTTTCGGGGGCCAAGGATCCCGACGAGTTTCTGAAACGCTTCGGAAAGGACGCCTATCTTTCGGCCATTGAAAACTCAAAGGAGCTTTTCGACTTTTTGTACGCCTATACGTCCGGAAATTTCGATCTTCAGGAGGTCGCCGGCAAGCTGAAATTCGTACGGAGTTTTCGGGAATTCTTCGCCTGCGTCCACGACGGGCTCGAAAAATCCCTCTATATCGAAAAATTGGGCAAGGCCGTCGGGATCGAAACGGAGATCCTCAAAAAGGAACTGATCACCGACAACGCCGCCAGGCCTGTGTCTGCGGCGCCTGCGGAAACACGGCGGATTCTTGCGCCCGCGGGGGAGAAAGACGTCATAACGGATCTCGAGCGGCAGACGCTGGTCGATATTCTGGCCGATCCCGACAATTTCAAGTATTACCGCTTTCAGGAGATTCGGGGATCATTAACCAAAAAAATCTTTCATCTTTTTGAGGAAATGGAATCCGGAGACCCCATCAAGCAATGTATGGATCTTCGGGATACCGACGGGATCACTCCCGCCGAGGAGGCGGCCCTCGACCATTTGATCTGCGTCGCGGTCGGCGCCGGCGTCGACGACAAGGAAAAAAAGGAAACCCGCACCGCCGACATCATCAAAGGGTGGTTTTCGGCGGATATTCGGGACAGAAAAAAGAACATAAAAGGTTTTATGGATAAATTTGAACTGGTCAAGTTGGAAGACAGGATGAAGAATTGCACCGTGCTGGAGGATGTGCTTCGTATCTATGGGGAATACGAAGAATTCGCGTTCCATATCAGTTGA
- the rpoD gene encoding RNA polymerase sigma factor RpoD produces MSSEQGAESFPPTELDIDLPDKKAAKKAGKPKKQEPEEPVFLEEEESDLDDEDLDDDDDFSDLDEDEEYAGEVEPAAEDEFSEFDEEKFEDEAEDELDQFNPDDLEEINEEELTNDELFALAGDMKVDEPIKMYLREIGQIPLLSYEQELDYAKKALEGDEWATKQIIEANLRLVVSIAKKHTNRGLKLLDLIQEGNIGLMKAVEKFEYSKGYKFSTYATWWIRQAITRAIADQGRTIRIPVHMIETINKIKKEARIYLQETGKDATPEVLAERLEMEIDKVKAIQEMNQDPISLETPVGSEEDSELGDFVEDSKMLNPYELTNRSLLREQLNSVLNTLSGREEKVLRYRYGLDDGSPKTLEEVGKIFKVTRERIRQIEVKALRKLRHPSRKKKLEDFKV; encoded by the coding sequence ATTTCTTCCGAACAGGGCGCGGAATCTTTCCCGCCGACGGAGCTCGATATCGATCTTCCGGATAAAAAGGCCGCGAAAAAAGCGGGGAAACCGAAAAAACAGGAACCGGAAGAGCCGGTCTTTCTCGAAGAGGAAGAAAGCGATCTCGACGACGAAGACCTTGACGACGACGATGATTTTTCGGATCTCGACGAAGACGAAGAGTACGCCGGAGAGGTTGAACCCGCCGCGGAAGACGAATTTTCCGAGTTTGACGAAGAAAAATTTGAGGATGAAGCCGAGGATGAGCTCGATCAGTTCAATCCCGACGACCTCGAAGAGATCAACGAGGAAGAACTCACCAACGACGAGCTCTTTGCCCTGGCCGGCGATATGAAGGTTGACGAACCCATCAAAATGTATCTTCGGGAGATCGGCCAAATCCCGCTTTTGAGTTATGAGCAGGAATTGGATTACGCGAAAAAAGCCCTCGAAGGGGACGAATGGGCCACAAAACAGATCATCGAAGCCAATTTGCGGCTCGTGGTGAGTATCGCGAAAAAACACACGAACCGCGGCCTGAAGCTGCTGGATCTCATCCAGGAAGGCAATATCGGGCTCATGAAGGCCGTCGAGAAATTCGAGTACAGCAAAGGCTACAAATTTTCCACCTACGCGACCTGGTGGATCAGACAGGCCATCACAAGGGCCATTGCCGATCAGGGTCGCACGATCCGGATCCCGGTCCACATGATCGAGACCATCAACAAAATCAAAAAAGAAGCGCGGATTTATCTGCAGGAGACGGGGAAAGACGCGACCCCCGAGGTCCTGGCGGAACGGCTCGAAATGGAGATCGACAAAGTCAAGGCCATTCAGGAGATGAATCAGGATCCCATTTCTCTGGAAACGCCCGTAGGCAGCGAGGAAGACAGCGAATTGGGAGACTTCGTGGAAGACAGCAAAATGCTCAATCCCTATGAGCTTACGAACAGGAGTCTTTTGCGGGAGCAGCTAAACAGCGTTTTGAATACGCTCTCGGGCCGGGAGGAAAAGGTATTGCGTTATCGCTACGGCCTTGACGACGGTTCGCCCAAGACCCTTGAGGAAGTCGGCAAGATCTTCAAAGTCACCAGGGAGAGAATCCGACAGATCGAGGTCAAAGCGCTGAGGAAGCTCAGACATCCCAGCCGGAAAAAGAAACTTGAAGATTTCAAGGTGTAG